The Corallococcus exiguus genome includes a window with the following:
- a CDS encoding serine/threonine-protein kinase, whose translation MNPSNQPARLRPFRPQPFGRYTLLSHLATGGMGEIYLARLEGAQGFEKLCVIKKILPQFAEDQDFVDRFVGEARTLVRLGHGSIAQVLDMGVHEGEAYMALEYVDGKDLRKVAARVRDRQTPLPLTFVLYVMGRVLDALAYAHRKRDEEEKELKLVHRDISPQNILISYEGEVKVIDFGLAKSRLSAAKTNPSIILGKFLYMSPEQARHQPVDRRSDLYAAGLCLYELISGKNPFDALPPGELMSAVANPKVAPLSDVEPLTPPAVSQLVAKALAVEPGQRFQTAEDFRVRLQACLTEIDTSAGPESVSRFMRDLFSADYQSERRLLTSLREVPRDVRASGTYESLGPAPRATMQAPTLPAKTIRLDGPVEPLSFHPTPRSREDGGGARDDGETRPGVMVDESTRPAFPVEALEEAARAKMRPSPASSEPSPTVEVRQDAMDRPTILEGLPAIRLPSDRVMEAEVAAPLLGEPTAPRADALPAAESHGEPTAPRATSLPYAEPALPSRDAPPVPDVPVSRPFADAGGRGASLPFSDSVGPRGVPPPPMAPIPAVRPADGPVPVVPVDASRPVAPPPLPSFDSGAARFESAGESLPFMEPPPPPDGPFADDEELPESAYPWPEPIPEGGRSAGAELRAAEVRIPEGQRPTSAMPSLSSARPGAMTPSNGSRPAPPSAFDAARASEPLPSYEPVRASESSRGFDSPRASEPSRGFDAPRAAESARAVEARVPEGQRPTAAMPSLASSRPGVTTPSNGNRSAPVPASVPLPSYAAPTIQVPSIQSGALHSFEAEEDSRDSEPLDSGPTPRPTMQDTRPSEDLVSVDARALEADSSVPYISAEPDDAPAAREGDADTHPRISMPRASRREEPQARVMLDEAQLRETSSSTGKREADTGPTAPARGRTGSRRAVRGSSPGTPPPRSSTASSMRAVTRAPAPAADPDESSTARATRDDATRRKAVPVRPEPSEPPRAARREPAPVRKGGALRSALVFILLMVVALSIVGAGLYFVPELRVAVGLEQSRTSTPPPPTPVQQIPTRPANPQGRPPAPPAQNVATAPTTTPAESTQAPTEPDSTDAQEVELDVLLGTEAPPAPGAAAPAAPAAKKAAPSRPGKRAAPTRAPVKESSLPPELEKEWTQTKALHRMLKNNHGCEAMSMQCTLFDRLADDFAVGGSETPTLKQVKDLHEQLKNVKRRQD comes from the coding sequence ATGAACCCTTCGAACCAGCCCGCCCGATTGCGTCCCTTCCGGCCGCAACCCTTCGGCCGGTACACGCTCCTGTCGCATCTGGCCACCGGCGGCATGGGGGAGATCTACCTCGCCCGCCTGGAGGGCGCGCAGGGCTTCGAGAAGCTGTGCGTCATCAAGAAGATCCTCCCGCAGTTCGCGGAGGACCAGGACTTCGTCGACCGCTTCGTCGGTGAGGCGCGCACGCTGGTGCGGCTGGGGCACGGGTCCATCGCGCAGGTGCTGGACATGGGCGTGCACGAGGGCGAGGCCTACATGGCCCTCGAGTACGTGGACGGCAAGGACCTGCGCAAGGTGGCCGCGCGCGTGCGCGACAGGCAGACGCCGCTGCCGCTCACCTTCGTGCTGTACGTGATGGGCCGGGTGCTGGACGCGCTGGCGTACGCGCACCGCAAGCGGGACGAGGAAGAGAAGGAGCTGAAGCTCGTCCACCGGGACATCTCGCCGCAGAACATCCTCATCTCCTACGAGGGGGAGGTGAAGGTCATCGACTTCGGCCTGGCGAAGAGCCGGCTGTCGGCGGCGAAGACGAACCCCAGCATCATCCTGGGCAAGTTCCTCTACATGTCGCCCGAGCAGGCCCGGCACCAGCCGGTGGACCGCCGCAGCGACCTGTACGCGGCGGGCCTGTGCCTCTACGAGCTCATCTCCGGCAAGAACCCCTTCGACGCGCTTCCGCCGGGCGAACTGATGTCCGCGGTGGCGAACCCGAAGGTGGCGCCGCTCAGTGACGTGGAGCCGCTGACGCCGCCGGCGGTGTCGCAGTTGGTGGCGAAGGCGCTGGCGGTGGAGCCGGGCCAGCGCTTCCAGACGGCGGAGGACTTCCGGGTGCGCCTGCAGGCGTGCTTGACGGAGATCGACACCAGCGCGGGCCCGGAGAGCGTCAGCCGCTTCATGCGCGACCTGTTCTCCGCGGACTACCAGTCCGAGCGGCGCCTGCTGACGTCCCTGCGCGAGGTGCCGCGCGACGTGCGCGCCAGCGGCACGTACGAGTCGCTGGGCCCCGCGCCGCGCGCGACGATGCAGGCGCCCACGCTGCCGGCCAAGACCATCCGCCTGGATGGTCCGGTGGAGCCCCTGTCCTTCCATCCCACGCCCCGGAGCCGCGAGGACGGCGGCGGCGCGCGCGACGACGGTGAGACGCGCCCCGGCGTGATGGTGGACGAGTCCACGCGTCCCGCGTTCCCGGTGGAGGCGCTGGAGGAGGCGGCCCGCGCGAAGATGCGGCCCAGCCCCGCGTCGTCGGAGCCGTCGCCCACGGTGGAGGTCCGCCAGGACGCGATGGACCGGCCCACCATCCTCGAGGGCCTGCCGGCCATCCGGCTTCCCTCGGACCGTGTCATGGAGGCGGAGGTTGCGGCCCCGCTGCTGGGAGAGCCCACCGCGCCCCGAGCGGACGCGCTGCCGGCCGCCGAGTCGCACGGGGAGCCCACCGCGCCGCGCGCCACGTCGCTGCCGTACGCGGAGCCGGCACTGCCGTCGCGTGACGCGCCTCCAGTGCCGGACGTGCCGGTGTCGCGGCCGTTCGCGGACGCGGGAGGGCGGGGCGCTTCGTTGCCCTTCTCCGATTCGGTGGGCCCGCGGGGCGTGCCGCCTCCTCCGATGGCGCCGATTCCCGCCGTGCGGCCCGCGGATGGCCCCGTTCCCGTCGTGCCGGTGGATGCGTCGCGGCCGGTGGCGCCTCCGCCGTTGCCTTCCTTCGACTCCGGGGCGGCGCGGTTTGAATCGGCGGGTGAGTCGCTGCCGTTCATGGAGCCGCCGCCTCCGCCGGACGGCCCGTTCGCCGATGACGAGGAGCTTCCCGAGAGCGCCTATCCGTGGCCGGAGCCCATCCCCGAGGGAGGCCGCTCCGCGGGAGCCGAGCTTCGCGCCGCGGAGGTGCGTATCCCGGAGGGGCAGCGCCCCACCTCCGCGATGCCGTCCCTGTCGTCCGCGCGCCCTGGAGCCATGACGCCGTCGAACGGCAGCCGTCCCGCGCCGCCGTCCGCGTTCGATGCGGCTCGCGCCTCGGAGCCCCTGCCGAGCTACGAGCCGGTGCGCGCGTCGGAGTCGTCGCGGGGCTTCGACTCGCCCCGGGCTTCCGAGCCGTCCCGCGGCTTCGATGCGCCCCGCGCCGCCGAGTCCGCGCGTGCCGTGGAAGCCCGCGTCCCGGAAGGCCAGCGCCCCACGGCCGCGATGCCGTCCCTGGCGTCCTCGCGCCCCGGCGTGACGACGCCGTCGAATGGCAACCGGTCGGCTCCGGTGCCAGCGTCAGTGCCGCTGCCGTCGTACGCGGCGCCCACCATCCAGGTGCCCTCCATCCAGTCCGGCGCCTTGCACTCCTTCGAGGCCGAAGAGGACTCGCGGGACTCCGAGCCGCTCGATTCGGGTCCGACTCCCCGGCCCACGATGCAGGACACGCGGCCGTCGGAGGACCTGGTCTCGGTGGATGCCCGCGCCCTGGAGGCGGACTCCAGCGTGCCGTACATCTCCGCGGAGCCGGACGACGCCCCGGCCGCGCGCGAGGGCGACGCGGACACGCACCCGCGCATCTCCATGCCCCGTGCCTCGCGCCGCGAGGAGCCGCAGGCCCGGGTGATGCTGGACGAGGCGCAGCTGCGCGAGACCTCCTCTTCCACCGGCAAGCGTGAGGCCGACACCGGCCCCACCGCGCCGGCCCGGGGCCGCACCGGGTCCCGGCGCGCCGTGCGCGGTTCGTCGCCGGGCACGCCGCCCCCGCGCTCCAGCACCGCGTCGAGCATGCGCGCCGTCACCCGCGCCCCCGCGCCCGCCGCGGATCCGGACGAGTCGTCCACCGCGCGCGCGACGCGCGACGACGCGACCCGGCGCAAGGCCGTGCCGGTGCGACCGGAACCCTCGGAGCCGCCGCGTGCCGCGCGGCGCGAGCCAGCGCCGGTCCGCAAGGGCGGGGCGCTGCGCTCGGCGCTGGTGTTCATTCTGTTGATGGTCGTCGCGCTGTCCATCGTGGGCGCGGGGCTCTACTTCGTCCCCGAGCTGCGCGTGGCCGTGGGCCTGGAGCAGTCGCGCACGTCGACGCCGCCTCCGCCCACCCCGGTGCAGCAGATTCCCACGCGGCCCGCGAACCCCCAGGGGCGTCCGCCCGCGCCTCCTGCCCAGAACGTGGCCACGGCGCCCACCACCACGCCGGCGGAGTCCACGCAGGCCCCCACCGAGCCGGATTCCACGGACGCGCAGGAGGTGGAACTGGACGTCCTGCTTGGCACGGAGGCGCCGCCGGCGCCGGGCGCCGCCGCTCCCGCCGCTCCCGCCGCGAAGAAGGCGGCGCCGTCACGCCCCGGCAAGCGCGCCGCGCCGACCCGTGCTCCCGTCAAGGAGAGCAGCCTCCCTCCGGAGTTGGAAAAGGAGTGGACGCAGACGAAGGCGCTCCACCGGATGCTCAAGAACAACCATGGCTGCGAGGCCATGTCGATGCAGTGCACGCTCTTCGACAGGCTGGCGGACGACTTCGCCGTGGGCGGCAGTGAGACGCCGACCCTCAAGCAGGTGAAGGACCTGCATGAACAGCTGAAGAACGTGAAGCGCCGCCAGGACTAG